Proteins encoded in a region of the Triticum dicoccoides isolate Atlit2015 ecotype Zavitan chromosome 3A, WEW_v2.0, whole genome shotgun sequence genome:
- the LOC119273348 gene encoding uncharacterized protein LOC119273348 codes for MAEAVTAAATTLLPGLPDEIVVWEILVCLDPKSILRSRAVRRDWRCAITNRRFLLSHHARQPALPILFSDGYRNILTFDHRADAASQLHTVARLALSQPFKLEASCDGLLILSKPPEMAGSRALLTVCNPVTRQHASLRRTLKDFNILGMYPHRPTGKYRLLLQGRSFMDSSTDRTGWYVLELGSDEAPRYIGCSKTKLQSAIFHAPVRVRDSLHWHPVCYAPVYGETEFFQLERKLVIVFDTIAESFRQIRATLAPTNYSCIFEMDDMLGIYSCNKAKKIVDIWVLQNYESEIWDLKYRVQLPTAEIWGKFEGIDGDSYWYVTVVSGDGVVLLLVSFGNRLFFVDTGGELVASFRDLHVGEHRLKQTLVPHDFFMTLEGYAVDASPFI; via the coding sequence ATGGCGGAGGCCGTGACAGCAGCAGCGACGACCCTCCTCCCCGGCCTCCCAGACGAGATCGTGGTATGGGAGATCCTCGTCTGCCTCGACCCCAAATCCATCCTCCGCAGCCGCGCCGTCCGCCGCGACTGGCGCTGCGCCATCACTAACCGCCGATTCCTCCTCTCCCACCATGCCCGCCAGCCCGCCCTTCCCATCCTCTTCAGCGACGGTTACCGTAACAtcctcaccttcgatcacagggcagACGCCGCGTCCCAGCTCCACACCGTCGCTCGGCTTGCTCTCTCCCAGCCCTTCAAGCTCGAGGCCTCCTGCGATGGCCTCCTCATTCTCTCCAAGCCTCCTGAGATGGCTGGCTCTCGCGCCCTCCTCACCGTCTGCAACCCGGTCACTCGTCAGCATGCCTCCCTCAGGCGGACACTCAAGGACTTCAACATCTTGGGGATGTACCCACACCGCCCTACCGGCAAGTACCGGTTGTTACTGCAAGGGAGGAGCTTCATGGACTCGTCTACTGACCGAACTGGTTGGTATGTCTTGGAGCTGGGCTCCGATGAGGCACCTAGGTACATTGGGTGCTCCAAGACCAAATTGCAGTCGGCGATCTTCCATGCGCCTGTCCGGGTCCGTGATAGCTTGCATTGGCACCCAGTGTGTTATGCCCCGGTGTATGGGGAGACTGAATTTTTTCAGCTTGAAAGAAAACTAGTAATTGTATTTGACACGATAGCTGAGTCGTTTCGGCAGATACGTGCTACCCTTGCTCCCACCAACTACTCATGTATCTTTGAGATGGATGACATGCTTGGTATCTATAGCTGTAACAAGGCAAAGAAAATTGTCGATATATGGGTGCTGCAGAACTATGAAAGTGAGATTTGGGACTTAAAGTACCGGGTTCAATTGCCAACCGCAGAAATCTGGGGGAAGTTTGAAGGCATTGATGGTGATAGCTATTGGTATGTGACCGTTGTTTCGGGTGATGGGGTCGTGCTCTTGCTGGTCAGTTTTGGTAATAGACTGTTTTTTGTTGACACTGGTGGCGAACTGGTTGCTAGCTTCCGAGACTTGCATGTTGGTGAACATCGGCTCAAACAAACTCTTGTCCCGCATGATTTCTTCATGACACTGGAAGGCTATGCCGTGGATGCTTCACCTTTCATCTGA